CCTGAACCGTTGCCGCCTGTCAACATTTTCTTTCAAAAATTTTTCGAGGCATTTTGCAGTGGCCTGATCCAGAGATCGTGCCCGAAAGACTGTCAGAACACCACGAGGTGCTCCTGTGGCCCTTCTTCCTGCCGGTTCAATATTCGGTTGCAAAGAGCGTCGTTGCTGCGGAGTCGACGTTTATAACAAAGCGCATCCCCACCGTCAACGATTTAATGAATAAAATTCTTTAACCTCATCCAATTCCCCACAACGACAACCGGAACAGCCCGAGGACAACAAAGCACCGAGAAGATGAGCTAGAAGGAGAGAACACGCAATTCAGTTTGGAAGAGGGAGCGATGCGGGAAGTATCAAGTTGTCAACGGTGGCTGGGGGACGAGGTTAAATGATAGCCGGCCCATACCAGACTGTCAAACTTAAAAAAGCGTAACATCAAGTGCCAGCGTCAAAAACTCAGACTCCTGGCCAGTTGCTGTTACGCTTTTCGTTGTTTGTTTAACGGAGAACTGGAGGCCTAGCTCTTGGTGTAGAGTACGGCAACGGCCCGGGCACGAACCTCTCCGACCGACACATAGCCATGGGGCTCGGAGGATTCATAGTAAATGCTGTCGCCGGGATAGAGCCGCATGACCTCGTCGGCGTAGTGGAACTCCAGCTCACCGTCGAGCAGATAGAGAAACTCGACTCCTTCGTGGCTGTAGAAGAGGCTGGTATCCCATTCGCGCTGCTCGAACTCGATCAGGAAAGGCTCCACCTTCTTCTGGCGCATGCCGGGTGCCAGGGGCTTATACATATACCCCTGCTGCACGGCGTCCTTGCCGGGACGGCGCTGGCTGCCCAGCGGGGACTGGTCGCCGCGGGTCAGCATGAACTTCTGCCGGTCCCCCGCCTCCTCGAAGAAGTAGTGAATACCTACTTTGAGTCCCTT
This window of the Geomonas agri genome carries:
- a CDS encoding helix-turn-helix domain-containing protein, with product MQRRGCRVQEKIKQEIREMKLGEKVRGLRQEQRLTLQALADMTGLSKPLLSQIENDQVTPPIATLLKIAKGLKVGIHYFFEEAGDRQKFMLTRGDQSPLGSQRRPGKDAVQQGYMYKPLAPGMRQKKVEPFLIEFEQREWDTSLFYSHEGVEFLYLLDGELEFHYADEVMRLYPGDSIYYESSEPHGYVSVGEVRARAVAVLYTKS